The following proteins are co-located in the Pseudomonas fluorescens genome:
- a CDS encoding DUF6124 family protein, giving the protein MFKPTPNPPPSVFTIDSGSDDESLLVNSFEAFTSVSTLLLDLSEALEGKHRDTVLAIHQLSALGTLMVGKLLDRHAPAR; this is encoded by the coding sequence ATGTTCAAACCAACCCCAAATCCGCCTCCGAGCGTCTTCACCATCGACTCTGGCAGCGACGACGAATCCCTGCTGGTCAACAGCTTCGAAGCCTTTACCTCAGTCAGCACCTTGTTGCTTGATTTGTCCGAGGCGCTGGAAGGCAAACACCGCGATACCGTCCTGGCGATTCATCAGCTCAGTGCTCTCGGCACCTTGATGGTTGGCAAACTGCTCGACCGCCACGCCCCGGCTCGTTAA
- the glnA gene encoding glutamate--ammonia ligase produces MSKSVQLIKDHDVKWIDLRFTDTKGTQHHVTMPARDALDDAFFEEGKMFDGSSIAGWKGIEASDMILMPDDSTAVLDPFTEDPTLIIVCDVIEPSTMQGYDRDPRAIAKRAEEYLKSTGIGDTVFVGPEPEFFIFDSVKFKSDISGSMFKIFSEQGSWMSDQDIEGGNKGHRPGIKGGYFPVPPFDHDHEIRTSMCNAMEEMGLVIEVHHHEVATAGQNEIGVKFNTLVAKADEVQTLKYCVHNVADAYGRTATFMPKPLYGDNGSGMHVHLSIAKEGKNTFAGEGYAGLSDTALYFIGGIIKHGKALNGFTNPSTNSYKRLVPGFEAPVMLAYSARNRSASIRIPYVSSPRARRIEARFPDPAANPYLAFAALVMAGLDGIQNKIHPGDAADKNLYDLPPEEAKEIPQVCGSLKEALEELDKGRAFLTKGGVFSDDFIDAYIELKSEEEIKVRTFVHPLEYELYYSC; encoded by the coding sequence ATGTCGAAGTCGGTTCAACTCATCAAAGATCATGACGTTAAATGGATTGATCTGCGCTTCACGGACACTAAAGGTACTCAGCACCACGTGACCATGCCGGCTCGCGACGCGCTGGATGATGCTTTCTTCGAAGAAGGCAAAATGTTCGACGGTTCCTCCATTGCCGGCTGGAAAGGCATCGAAGCTTCCGACATGATCCTGATGCCGGACGACAGCACTGCCGTTCTCGACCCGTTCACCGAAGACCCAACCCTGATCATCGTCTGCGACGTGATCGAGCCTTCGACCATGCAAGGCTACGACCGCGACCCACGTGCGATCGCCAAGCGCGCCGAGGAATACCTGAAGTCGACCGGTATCGGCGACACCGTATTCGTAGGCCCGGAGCCAGAATTCTTCATCTTTGATTCGGTCAAGTTCAAGTCCGACATCTCCGGCTCCATGTTCAAAATCTTCTCCGAACAAGGTTCGTGGATGTCCGACCAGGACATCGAAGGCGGCAACAAAGGCCACCGTCCAGGTATCAAAGGTGGCTACTTCCCAGTTCCGCCGTTCGACCACGACCACGAAATCCGTACCTCCATGTGCAACGCCATGGAAGAAATGGGCCTGGTCATCGAAGTTCACCACCACGAAGTGGCGACTGCCGGCCAGAACGAAATCGGTGTGAAGTTCAACACCCTGGTGGCCAAGGCTGACGAAGTTCAGACCCTGAAGTACTGCGTACACAACGTGGCTGATGCCTACGGCCGTACCGCTACCTTCATGCCTAAGCCACTGTACGGCGATAACGGTTCGGGTATGCACGTTCACCTGTCCATCGCTAAAGAAGGCAAAAACACCTTCGCTGGCGAAGGTTATGCCGGCCTGTCCGACACTGCCCTGTACTTCATCGGCGGTATCATCAAGCACGGTAAGGCCCTGAACGGCTTCACCAACCCGTCGACCAACTCCTACAAGCGTCTGGTGCCAGGTTTCGAAGCACCGGTAATGCTGGCCTACTCGGCGCGTAACCGTTCCGCTTCGATCCGTATTCCTTACGTGTCCAGCCCACGCGCTCGCCGTATCGAAGCACGCTTCCCGGACCCGGCAGCCAACCCATACCTGGCCTTCGCTGCCCTGGTCATGGCTGGCCTGGACGGTATCCAGAACAAGATCCACCCTGGCGACGCCGCCGACAAAAACTTGTACGACCTGCCGCCTGAAGAGGCCAAAGAGATCCCACAAGTGTGCGGCAGCCTGAAAGAAGCCCTGGAAGAGCTGGACAAGGGCCGTGCGTTCCTGACCAAAGGCGGCGTATTCAGCGACGACTTCATCGATGCCTACATCGAGCTGAAAAGCGAAGAGGAAATCAAAGTACGCACCTTCGTACACCCACTGGAATACGAGCTGTACTACAGCTGCTGA
- the glnL gene encoding nitrogen regulation protein NR(II) → MTISDALHRLLLDNLTTATILLNDDLRLEYMNPAAEMLLAISGQRSHGQFISELFTESAEALSSLRQAVEQAHPFTKREAMLTALTGQTLTVDYAVTPILSNGATLLLLEVHPRDRLLRITKEEAQLSKQETSKMLVRGLAHEIKNPLGGIRGAAQLLARELPDEHLKDYTNVIIEEADRLRNLVDRMLGSNKLPSLAMTNVHEVLERVCQLVEAESQGCITLVRDYDPSIPDVLIDREQMIQAVLNIVRNAMQAISSQNELRLGRISLRTRALRQFTIGHVRHRLVTKVEIIDNGPGIPADLQETIFFPMVSGRPDGTGLGLAITQNIISQHQGLIECESHPGHTTFSIFLPLEQGAPST, encoded by the coding sequence ATGACCATCAGCGATGCACTGCACCGTTTGTTACTCGACAACCTGACCACCGCGACCATCCTGCTCAATGACGACCTGCGTCTTGAGTACATGAACCCGGCGGCGGAGATGCTCCTGGCCATCAGCGGCCAGCGCAGCCATGGGCAGTTCATCAGCGAATTGTTCACCGAGTCGGCCGAAGCCTTGAGCTCGTTGCGCCAGGCGGTGGAACAGGCACACCCGTTCACCAAGCGTGAAGCGATGCTCACTGCCCTCACTGGCCAGACGCTGACCGTCGACTACGCCGTGACCCCAATCCTGAGCAACGGCGCAACGTTGCTGTTGCTCGAAGTGCACCCCCGCGACCGCTTGCTGCGCATCACCAAAGAAGAAGCGCAGCTGTCCAAGCAGGAAACCAGCAAGATGCTGGTGCGCGGCCTGGCCCATGAAATCAAGAACCCGCTGGGCGGGATTCGCGGCGCGGCGCAACTGCTCGCCCGCGAACTGCCCGACGAGCACCTCAAGGACTACACCAACGTCATCATCGAGGAAGCCGACCGCCTGCGTAACCTGGTGGACCGCATGCTCGGCTCGAACAAGTTGCCCTCCTTGGCCATGACCAACGTGCATGAGGTGCTGGAGCGCGTCTGCCAGTTGGTGGAAGCCGAAAGCCAAGGCTGCATCACGCTGGTGCGCGACTACGACCCGAGCATTCCCGATGTATTGATCGACCGCGAACAAATGATTCAGGCGGTGCTTAATATCGTGCGCAACGCCATGCAGGCCATCAGCAGCCAGAACGAGCTGCGCCTGGGCCGCATCAGCCTGCGCACCCGCGCCCTGCGCCAGTTCACCATCGGCCATGTGCGCCATCGCCTGGTGACCAAAGTCGAGATCATCGACAACGGCCCGGGCATTCCTGCGGACCTGCAGGAAACCATCTTCTTTCCCATGGTCAGCGGCCGCCCGGACGGTACCGGGCTGGGCCTGGCCATTACCCAGAACATCATCAGCCAGCACCAGGGTCTGATCGAATGTGAGAGCCATCCTGGCCACACCACGTTCTCGATCTTTCTGCCTCTGGAACAAGGAGCCCCATCGACATGA
- the secB gene encoding protein-export chaperone SecB: MTDQQNTEAAEAQGPQFSLQRIYVRDLSFEAPKSPAIFRQEWTPSVALDLNTRQKALEGDFHEVVLTLSVTVKNGEEVAFIAEVQQAGIFLIQGLDEASMSHTLGAFCPNILFPYARETLDSLVTRGSFPALMLAPVNFDALYAQELQRMQTEGSSTVQ, encoded by the coding sequence ATGACTGACCAACAGAACACCGAAGCAGCAGAAGCCCAAGGCCCACAATTCTCGCTGCAGCGGATCTACGTGCGTGACCTGTCGTTCGAAGCGCCGAAAAGCCCGGCTATCTTCCGTCAGGAATGGACGCCAAGCGTTGCGCTGGACCTGAACACCCGTCAAAAGGCACTGGAAGGTGACTTCCACGAAGTCGTGCTGACCCTGTCGGTCACCGTCAAGAACGGCGAAGAAGTCGCTTTCATCGCTGAAGTGCAACAGGCTGGTATCTTCCTGATCCAGGGCCTGGACGAAGCGTCCATGAGCCACACCCTGGGTGCGTTCTGCCCGAACATCCTGTTCCCGTATGCCCGTGAGACCCTGGACAGCCTGGTCACCCGTGGCTCGTTCCCGGCGCTGATGCTGGCTCCGGTGAACTTCGATGCCCTGTACGCTCAAGAGCTGCAGCGCATGCAAACAGAAGGTTCGTCGACTGTTCAATAA
- the typA gene encoding translational GTPase TypA, producing MIENLRNIAIIAHVDHGKTTLVDKLLRQSGTLERNELNDERVMDSNDQEKERGITILAKNTAINWNGYHINIVDTPGHADFGGEVERVMSMVDSVLLLVDAQDGPMPQTRFVTKKAFEAGLRPIVCINKVDRPGARPDWVLDQIFDLFDNLGATEEQLDFQVIYASALNGIAGLEHTAMAEDMTPLYQAIVDHVPPPKVDREGAFQMQISALDYNSFLGVIGVGRIARGSVKPNTPVVAIGADGKKRNGRILKLMGHHGLHRIDVEEAFAGDIVCVSGMDSLFISDTLCQPDTVEAMKPLTVDEPTVSMTFQVNDSPFCGKEGKFVTSRNIKERLDKELLYNVALRVEEGDSADKFKVSGRGELHLSVLIETMRREGFEMGVGRPEVIIRTVDGVKQEPFENVTIDTPEESQGKVMEEMGLRKGDLTNMVPDGKGRVRLEYNIPARGLIGFRNQFLTLTNGAGILTSIFDRYDTMKSGDMSGRQNGVLVSVETGKALTYSLETLQARGKLFVEHGQEIYNGQIVGLNSRDNDMGVNPTKGKKLDNMRASGKDETIALVPPVRFTLEQALEFIQDDELCEVTPKSIRLRKKILDEGERTRAAKKAKN from the coding sequence GTGATCGAAAATCTACGTAACATCGCCATCATTGCTCACGTTGACCATGGTAAAACCACCCTGGTAGACAAACTCTTGCGTCAATCCGGCACCCTGGAGCGCAACGAGCTCAACGACGAGCGCGTGATGGACTCCAACGACCAGGAAAAAGAGCGCGGTATTACCATCCTGGCTAAAAACACCGCTATCAACTGGAACGGCTACCACATCAACATCGTGGATACCCCGGGCCACGCCGACTTCGGCGGCGAAGTAGAACGCGTAATGTCGATGGTTGACTCCGTTCTGCTGCTGGTTGACGCTCAAGACGGCCCTATGCCGCAAACCCGTTTCGTGACCAAGAAGGCTTTCGAAGCCGGCCTGCGTCCGATCGTGTGCATCAACAAGGTTGACCGTCCAGGCGCACGTCCGGACTGGGTTCTGGACCAGATTTTCGACCTGTTCGACAACCTGGGTGCTACCGAAGAGCAACTTGATTTCCAAGTGATCTACGCGTCTGCCCTGAACGGTATTGCCGGTCTGGAACACACCGCCATGGCGGAAGACATGACCCCGCTGTACCAAGCAATCGTTGACCACGTTCCACCGCCGAAGGTTGACCGTGAAGGCGCGTTCCAGATGCAAATCTCCGCACTGGACTACAACAGCTTCCTGGGTGTTATCGGCGTTGGCCGTATCGCTCGTGGTAGCGTCAAGCCGAACACCCCGGTTGTGGCTATCGGTGCTGATGGCAAGAAGCGTAACGGTCGTATCCTGAAGCTGATGGGTCACCACGGTCTGCACCGTATTGACGTTGAAGAAGCTTTCGCCGGCGATATCGTTTGCGTCAGCGGCATGGACTCGCTGTTCATCTCCGACACCCTGTGCCAGCCGGACACTGTCGAGGCGATGAAGCCTCTGACCGTTGACGAGCCAACCGTTTCCATGACCTTCCAGGTAAACGACTCGCCTTTCTGCGGTAAAGAAGGCAAGTTCGTGACTTCCCGTAACATCAAGGAACGTCTGGACAAAGAGCTGCTGTACAACGTTGCACTGCGCGTTGAAGAAGGCGACTCGGCTGACAAGTTCAAGGTTTCCGGCCGTGGTGAGCTGCACCTCTCGGTACTGATCGAAACCATGCGTCGCGAAGGCTTCGAAATGGGCGTTGGTCGTCCAGAAGTGATCATCCGTACTGTTGACGGCGTGAAGCAGGAACCGTTCGAAAACGTGACCATCGACACCCCGGAAGAATCCCAGGGCAAGGTCATGGAAGAGATGGGCCTGCGTAAAGGCGACCTGACCAACATGGTGCCGGATGGCAAAGGCCGTGTGCGTCTGGAATACAACATCCCTGCTCGTGGTCTGATCGGTTTCCGTAACCAGTTCCTGACCCTGACCAACGGTGCTGGCATCCTGACCTCGATCTTCGATCGCTACGACACCATGAAGTCCGGCGACATGTCCGGCCGTCAGAACGGTGTTCTGGTATCGGTAGAAACCGGTAAGGCACTGACCTACTCCCTGGAAACGCTGCAGGCGCGTGGCAAGCTGTTCGTTGAACACGGTCAAGAGATCTACAACGGTCAGATCGTTGGTCTGAACAGCCGTGACAACGACATGGGCGTCAACCCAACCAAAGGCAAGAAGCTCGACAACATGCGTGCTTCGGGTAAAGACGAAACCATCGCTCTGGTTCCACCTGTTCGCTTCACCCTGGAACAGGCTCTGGAATTCATCCAGGACGACGAGCTGTGCGAAGTGACACCTAAGTCGATCCGCCTGCGTAAGAAGATCCTGGACGAAGGCGAGCGTACCCGCGCTGCCAAGAAAGCCAAGAACTGA
- a CDS encoding YkgJ family cysteine cluster protein, which translates to MKPQLIAAAELDRLETWQKYSAHMCGGCVSSCCTLPVEVKIKDLIRIGIVDEFERGDPPKNIAKRLQKEGIVERYNSKSEIFTLQRMSNNDCLYLDRKTRFCTIYDKRPDTCRNHPKIGPRPGYCAYKPKEVVRETNFRTLDKF; encoded by the coding sequence ATGAAGCCTCAACTGATCGCCGCCGCGGAACTCGACCGTCTCGAGACTTGGCAGAAATATTCCGCCCACATGTGCGGTGGCTGTGTGTCCAGCTGCTGCACGCTGCCGGTTGAGGTGAAGATCAAGGACCTGATCCGCATTGGCATCGTCGATGAGTTCGAGCGCGGTGACCCGCCGAAGAACATCGCCAAGCGCTTGCAGAAAGAAGGCATCGTCGAGCGCTACAACTCCAAATCGGAGATTTTTACCCTGCAGCGCATGAGCAACAACGATTGCCTGTACCTGGATCGTAAGACGCGCTTCTGCACTATTTATGACAAGCGCCCGGATACCTGCCGCAACCACCCGAAAATCGGCCCGCGCCCGGGGTATTGTGCGTACAAGCCGAAGGAAGTGGTGCGCGAGACCAATTTCCGGACTCTCGACAAGTTCTGA
- a CDS encoding chorismate mutase: MKHKLAFALLFACATASAAPPTLEPLLNSIAERLEIADQVALSKWDSHKPVEDKKREQEVIASVVAQAPTYKLDPAAAEQFFSAQIEANKLVQYTHLSDWQFQGNAPDDPRPDLVKQIRPQLDQLQKRLLQQLADFTPQRTDPQCPQWLATAVHEPQNDPLRQLAMIRATAELCIYKG; the protein is encoded by the coding sequence TTGAAACATAAACTTGCATTCGCCCTGTTGTTCGCCTGCGCCACAGCCAGCGCCGCGCCGCCCACCCTGGAGCCTCTGCTCAACAGCATCGCCGAACGCCTGGAGATTGCCGACCAGGTAGCCCTGAGCAAATGGGACAGCCACAAGCCCGTAGAGGACAAGAAGCGCGAACAGGAAGTGATCGCCAGCGTGGTCGCCCAGGCGCCCACTTACAAACTCGACCCCGCCGCCGCCGAGCAATTTTTCTCGGCACAGATTGAAGCCAATAAGCTGGTGCAATACACCCATCTGTCCGACTGGCAGTTCCAGGGCAACGCGCCCGACGACCCGCGCCCAGACCTGGTCAAGCAAATTCGCCCGCAACTGGACCAACTGCAAAAACGCCTGCTGCAGCAACTGGCCGACTTCACCCCGCAGCGCACCGACCCACAGTGCCCGCAATGGCTGGCCACCGCGGTGCATGAGCCGCAGAATGATCCGCTGCGCCAACTGGCAATGATCCGCGCCACCGCCGAGCTGTGCATCTACAAAGGTTGA
- the ntrC gene encoding nitrogen regulation protein NR(I), with the protein MSRSETVWIVDDDRSIRWVLEKALQQEGMTTQSFDSADGVMSRLARQQPDVIISDIRMPGASGLDLLARIREQHPRLPVIIMTAHSDLDSAVASYQGGAFEYLPKPFDVDEAVALVKRANQHAQEQQSQEAPPALTRTPEIIGEAPAMQEVFRAIGRLSHSNITVLINGESGTGKELVAHALHRHSPRAASPFIALNMAAIPKDLMESELFGHEKGAFTGAANLRRGRFEQADGGTLFLDEIGDMPADTQTRLLRVLADGEFYRVGGHTPVKVDVRIIAATHQNLETLVHAGKFREDLFHRLNVIRIHIPRMSDRREDIPTLARHFLSRAAQELAVEPKLLKSETEEYLKNLPWPGNVRQLENTCRWITVMASGREVHISDLPPELLSLPQDSAPVTNWEQALRQWADQALARGQSNLLDSAVPAFERIMIETALKHTAGRRRDAAVLLGWGRNTLTRKIKELGMKVDGGDDDEGDEA; encoded by the coding sequence ATGAGCCGTAGTGAAACCGTCTGGATCGTCGATGACGACCGTTCTATCCGCTGGGTCCTCGAGAAAGCCTTGCAACAGGAAGGCATGACCACCCAGAGCTTTGACAGCGCCGACGGGGTGATGAGCCGCCTGGCTCGTCAGCAGCCGGATGTGATCATCTCCGACATCCGCATGCCCGGCGCCAGTGGCCTGGACTTGCTGGCGCGGATCCGCGAGCAGCACCCGCGCCTGCCAGTGATCATCATGACCGCGCACTCGGACCTGGACAGCGCTGTCGCGTCCTATCAGGGCGGCGCCTTTGAGTACCTGCCCAAGCCATTCGACGTGGACGAGGCGGTGGCGCTGGTCAAGCGCGCCAACCAGCACGCCCAGGAACAACAAAGCCAGGAAGCCCCACCCGCGCTGACCCGCACCCCGGAAATCATCGGCGAAGCGCCGGCGATGCAGGAAGTGTTTCGCGCCATCGGGCGCTTGAGCCACTCCAACATCACCGTGTTGATCAATGGCGAGTCGGGTACCGGTAAAGAGCTTGTCGCTCATGCGCTGCACCGTCACAGCCCACGGGCGGCCTCGCCGTTTATCGCGCTGAACATGGCGGCGATTCCCAAGGACTTGATGGAGTCCGAGCTGTTCGGCCATGAGAAAGGCGCGTTCACCGGCGCCGCCAACCTGCGGCGTGGCCGCTTTGAACAGGCGGACGGCGGCACACTGTTCCTCGATGAAATCGGCGACATGCCGGCCGACACCCAAACCCGCTTGCTGCGCGTATTGGCCGACGGCGAGTTCTACCGCGTTGGCGGGCACACGCCGGTCAAGGTCGACGTGCGCATCATCGCCGCGACGCACCAGAACCTCGAAACCCTGGTGCACGCGGGCAAGTTCCGCGAAGACTTGTTCCACCGTCTGAACGTGATCCGTATCCACATCCCACGCATGTCGGACCGCCGCGAAGACATCCCGACCCTCGCCCGCCACTTCCTCAGCCGCGCCGCCCAGGAGCTGGCCGTCGAGCCGAAGCTGCTGAAAAGCGAGACCGAGGAATACCTGAAGAACCTGCCGTGGCCGGGCAACGTGCGCCAGCTGGAAAACACCTGCCGCTGGATCACCGTGATGGCATCCGGGCGTGAGGTGCATATCAGCGACCTGCCGCCGGAGCTGTTGAGCCTGCCGCAGGACTCCGCGCCGGTCACCAACTGGGAGCAAGCGCTGCGCCAGTGGGCCGACCAGGCCCTGGCTCGTGGGCAATCGAACCTGCTGGACAGCGCCGTACCGGCCTTCGAGCGCATCATGATCGAAACCGCCTTGAAGCATACCGCCGGCCGCCGCCGCGACGCCGCCGTGCTGCTCGGCTGGGGCCGCAACACCTTGACGCGCAAGATCAAGGAGTTGGGGATGAAGGTCGATGGCGGGGATGATGACGAGGGTGATGAGGCTTAA
- the thiI gene encoding tRNA uracil 4-sulfurtransferase ThiI: MKLIVKVFPEITIKSRPVRMRFIRQLAKNIRAVLRDLDPAVVVNGVWDNLELETRITDAKALKDMTERLSCMPGIAHFLQVDEYPLGDFDDITEKCKLHFGNELEGKIFSVRCKRAGKHTFSSMDVEKYVGSKLRRECGAAGISLKAPQIEVRMEIRDQRLFVIHSQHNSIGGYPLGALEQTLVLMSGGFDSTVAAYQIMRRGLMSHFCFFNLGGRAHELGVMEVAHFIWKKYGSSQRVLFVSVPFEEVLGEILGKVDNSHMGVVLKRMMLRAASRIADQLQIDALVTGEAISQVSSQTLPNLSLIDCVTEKLVLRPLIASHKQDIIDLAEEIGTADFAKHMPEYCGVISVNPKTHAKRNRVEYEEQQFDMAILERALKNAKMVPIDRVIDELGQDVQIEEVSEALAGQIVVDIRHPDAAEDEPLEIAGVDVQTLPFYALNARFKELDNSRQYLLYCDKGVMSRLHAHHLLSEGHANVRVYRPS, from the coding sequence ATGAAATTAATCGTTAAAGTGTTCCCCGAGATCACCATCAAAAGCCGACCGGTACGGATGCGTTTCATCCGTCAATTGGCCAAGAACATCCGTGCCGTGCTCCGTGACCTGGACCCGGCTGTGGTGGTGAATGGCGTGTGGGACAACCTCGAGCTGGAAACCCGTATCACCGATGCCAAAGCCTTGAAGGACATGACCGAGCGCCTGAGCTGCATGCCGGGCATCGCGCATTTCCTGCAGGTGGATGAGTACCCGCTGGGCGACTTCGACGACATCACCGAGAAGTGCAAACTGCACTTTGGCAATGAGCTTGAAGGCAAGATTTTTTCGGTGCGCTGCAAGCGCGCCGGCAAGCACACCTTCAGCTCCATGGACGTCGAGAAATACGTCGGCAGCAAGCTGCGTCGCGAGTGCGGCGCCGCCGGAATTTCCCTGAAAGCGCCGCAAATTGAAGTGCGCATGGAAATTCGCGACCAACGGTTGTTTGTGATTCACAGCCAGCACAACAGCATCGGCGGCTACCCGCTGGGTGCCCTGGAACAGACCCTGGTGCTGATGTCCGGCGGTTTCGATTCCACGGTGGCGGCCTACCAGATCATGCGCCGCGGCCTGATGAGCCACTTCTGCTTCTTTAATCTGGGCGGGCGTGCACATGAATTGGGCGTGATGGAAGTCGCGCACTTTATCTGGAAGAAGTACGGCAGCTCCCAACGCGTGCTATTTGTAAGCGTGCCGTTCGAGGAAGTGCTGGGTGAAATTCTCGGCAAAGTCGATAACAGTCATATGGGCGTAGTATTGAAGCGTATGATGTTGCGCGCTGCGTCCCGAATCGCCGATCAGTTGCAGATCGACGCGTTGGTGACCGGTGAAGCGATCTCCCAGGTCTCCAGCCAGACGCTGCCGAACCTGTCGCTGATCGACTGCGTGACCGAGAAGCTGGTGCTGCGCCCGCTGATCGCCAGTCACAAGCAGGATATCATCGACCTAGCCGAAGAAATCGGCACGGCGGATTTCGCCAAGCACATGCCTGAATATTGCGGGGTCATTTCGGTGAACCCCAAGACCCACGCCAAGCGCAACCGCGTGGAGTACGAAGAACAACAGTTCGACATGGCGATTCTGGAGCGTGCGCTCAAGAACGCTAAAATGGTGCCGATCGATCGCGTAATCGACGAATTGGGCCAAGACGTGCAAATCGAAGAAGTCAGTGAAGCCCTGGCCGGCCAGATTGTCGTCGACATCCGTCACCCGGATGCCGCCGAAGATGAGCCGCTGGAAATCGCTGGCGTCGACGTGCAAACGCTGCCGTTCTACGCATTGAACGCGCGTTTCAAGGAACTGGATAACAGCCGTCAGTACCTGCTGTATTGCGACAAAGGCGTGATGAGTCGCCTGCATGCCCACCATTTGCTCAGTGAGGGGCATGCCAATGTGCGCGTTTATCGACCGAGCTAA
- a CDS encoding tRNA (cytidine(34)-2'-O)-methyltransferase — protein MFHVILFQPEIPPNTGNVIRLCANSGCHLHLIEPLGFDMDDKRLRRAGLDYHEYATLKRHADLASCLESLGHPRLFAFTTKGSRPFHDARFAEGDAFLFGPESRGLPAEVLDALPDGHRLRLPMREGCRSLNLSNTVAVAVYEGWRQLGFK, from the coding sequence ATGTTTCACGTCATCCTTTTTCAACCAGAAATTCCGCCGAATACCGGCAACGTTATCAGGCTGTGCGCCAACAGTGGCTGCCACCTGCATTTGATCGAGCCGCTGGGCTTCGACATGGACGACAAGCGCCTGCGCCGCGCCGGGCTGGACTACCACGAGTACGCCACCCTCAAGCGCCACGCCGATTTGGCCAGCTGCCTGGAAAGCCTTGGCCACCCACGGCTGTTCGCGTTCACCACCAAGGGCTCGCGGCCGTTTCATGATGCCCGCTTTGCCGAAGGCGACGCCTTCCTGTTCGGCCCGGAAAGCCGTGGCCTGCCGGCCGAGGTGCTCGATGCCCTGCCCGACGGCCATCGCCTGCGCCTGCCAATGCGCGAGGGTTGCCGCAGCTTGAACCTGTCCAACACCGTGGCCGTTGCCGTCTACGAAGGCTGGCGCCAGCTCGGCTTTAAATAA